Genomic segment of Populus nigra chromosome 14, ddPopNigr1.1, whole genome shotgun sequence:
TATAGAACCCGTCAAACAAACTCCATATCAAGTCCGGTGCTAAATGCAAGTTTTGCCCCCATCCAGTTTGGCTCCAGGGTTAATCCAGTTCAATCCATAATAGTGTTGTTTCGGTTTGGATAGGTTCAAATCTAGGTCATAGATTGATTTGTTCGATAAACTAGTTTTGACTGGATTAACTTTTGACTTGGTTCTACATAAAAATCAGTCTAGATCCAGTTGATGTCGGTAAATTACCAGGTTGCCTTGCCGAGTTGAACTGGATTTTATAAAAATGTGATTGTCTTCTAACAGTTGATTAATACTGAATCATAACAACATGAAAGGATTACAGAGTGTCCGGTCCGAGTCTATGAACACAATAGGATGGTAAGGGTGCATCCAGATCTTATGAAAGGAACTGGTAGGGGAATAATAGGTGATCTCTCAAGAACTATGAGCTCAAATGTTACGTTAATTTATCCATTGTTTacaatttgcaaattttttaattagttttatgttttcgatttgatttaatataaatttacttCTCTTACAAGGTAAAACTACTACTACTGCTACTACGTAACCTTTGACTATCCTTGTCCTAAACAAACTCCCATCCACCTGCatgattattgttttcaatttttcctgAGGATGTTGGCTGTGTGTGGTAtggattataataaattttctccattttattattttattttattttgtctttgagAGTACTTTAGCATTGTTGAAGATTGCTTTGTGATAGAAAAAAGGGAAATAACAAGGCTAATGAAATGTATTAATAATGgaatataacaatataaaataatatatttaaataatatattttctatcttTCTCAATTCTCAGTTTATTGGTCCTTTatgttaattaagattttatatatatatatattgtaaaataaaatccatacaAAAGGAGATAAGCGTTTAATGTAATGATGTAATAGATGGTATGTACCATGTGTATAACATAATATATCACTAGCTGTGTCATACAAAtggagaaatgttttttttttctttttatttgatgataagtgttttttttttttttggttacgtAGGAGGATTTTTTTCGGAaaaactatttatatttatttttttctattaagtttagaaaattaaatattatgcttaataattttatttttcctaatttttttaggacttttattgttttttctttattgttgggtttcctagtttgtttatgttgttttttgagCTTATTAAAGAAGTGTAAACCTTTTAAAGAGGAGGCAAATTAATGTGGTGAATAATTgagaaatgaaattttgaattaagatttttgaTGTGGTGACCATATTCTAtagaattttatgttgtttcttatcattgtttttcttgCGTTGTTTTCATCTATgtcagttggtatcagagctttgtATCAGTTGTTATCAGAGCCTAACGgtctttgattattatttgcttGTTGTGTACTATAAAACAATCACGGTTGGAAGAGGTCACAAAACAAAATGTGTTCATGAAAAAAGGGATGAAGAGGTTCCCTCTTAAGAAAAAAACGTTCAGGAGATGGCGATTGAAGATACACAAAGGCATATCATAGAGCTTACTTGGCGGTTGGTAAAAAAGACCAAACAAGAATAAGAGTATAGTAATTGTAGGTCCATGACCAGTACCGGAACCTCATTTCAGAGAAGGTAGCCTTTTGATCGGGCATAGCATTATAgagattttgggttttgaattaaacttcttgattttGCAGGAACTTTACAAGCGAAGAAGTTTATCGATTAGTTAAATGAAGTTGAGAGGATTTTTATATACATGGAAATTTTAGAGCAAATTAGGGTGAAGCTCATTGCTATTAGATTAAAGGGTGAGCTTCtttcaccaaaataaaataaaataaaaagatctcgTGAGAGATAAgacaaataaaagattaatgattgtgagaaaatgaaggaatactttttttcattctagTTCACTCAAACTTTGTATCAATAAATCCATATATTGAGACAAGGTGGGTGAACTATTGATAAATACACTGATGATTTCTACCAATTAGTGGCCAtgaatgatatattaaaaacagaaaagtaGTTGGTTTCCATATATTTAAATGGATTATGATAGTCCATCCAAGATGTAATGTGTTTGCAGTCTTTGTACATAGTTTTAGAAGCATATCAGAGAGCTTTAATTATGAGGAAATAACAAGTTGTTAGGGGTAATTAACAAATATGGTTTTTAGTTTTACCAAATTAACAGGGAGATGCGCGCCAACAAACAAACATCATTCGTTCAGCCTGAATCAACAACTACACAAACCATAAATCAGGGTTCGAgttctatatatgtttttaattttttagtgttttagatATGGTAAAACAAACCACAAAGATAACTATTGATGGAAATGCTAGCCTAAGAAGTTAGTGAGAGATTATTTATTGGCGAGAAAGggtaatgtattttttagaataGAAATATTCTCGAAGTGTGTTTCAAtgcctaacaaaaaaaaatgaaaagaaaaaaaaagaggaaagaaaaccaAGCTTGGACAAGGAGCCAAGCTCAATTTGGGCCTGCTACCAGGCTGCAGACTCAATATGGACTAATAACATGGTGGTAGGCCCATTTATGGCTTGCTGCCAAGGTAGCAACCATGATTTGACCCACTGCTATCTTGCCAGCAaccccaattttatttttgcttaatcATCAATTTCAATAACTTGAAATTCATCTTTCTCGTTACATAAGACAATACTTataatatgataataaattctttgtgataaattattaaagatcTTTTAAATGATGATCGATGCATTTATTAAACTTTCttaaagatgtttttaaaaaatatgattatctaactatcttaataaattcaCTATCTCAATTATCGATATTAAAGGTTTACATAAATGCgtctaaaatattttcataaattcataaaatcttTATATCTAAAGGATTGATAAGTTCTTTCATGAAGATTGACATCTTAAAAcctttttatttacaaattaatcaattacaaattacaatatttagtgaagaaaataaaattttaatatagttgttttttagtttaaaaattaagtctgaTTAAActgaattatttataaaatgtaTGTGTGCGCACGCACATATAACATTTCTTATCCTTTCATCTAAACTTGGTTGATTCtaaatctttcaatttctttccttttattcgCAGGTGCTATCATATCTCACACAATCAAACCAAAATCGCATCCCCCAAAAGTAAATATCAATCTAAATCTCACTCCATCCTTGCACTCACCCAACTTCCCATTCACCTCCCATTTTACCTTTTAATAATTTGTCCAAACCTTGCCCAATCCACTATCTCTATCTCTTTACAGGGATGACAATAAATACTcattgattgagtttttttttaaggataatattttttttaatttaatgagatATGGTAGCATCTATGTTAGGAGAAATTGAAAGACCTAGAACCTACCAAGTTTGCTCATATTAAAAATTCTAGATGAGatgataagaaaagaaatgaaaaatagtttaatatataaactataaattatatattgaataaaaaatttatatatatatatatatatataaaaaagatcgAGTTTTGaatcgagtttaataatatttatatcatatatattatctATTAAAGCCATAAATttagatcaaattaaattaatatccatTAATTTCAGGATAAATTACCATCCATTCTCCTCCCTCACCCCTATCTTTTTTACAAAACCAGTGGGGAAATCTTGtccaaacaataaaaactagaaatccAAATTTGGAAATTCACAAAGGGTAAAAAGCTTTGTAACTATCAATCCCCATACATGGTAATACAGCTGCATTTACACCCTCCAAAaaccttcacttttttttaatacaaaaatacatacatacatacatacatacatctATGTGTGTATAAATACATGTTTGGTGTATTGTATAGATATAGTATATGTATACATATAGAAAAAGGTAAAGTGTGACCATGTGAAATGGCTTGAATATGAttctctttctgtttttttttttaactttttttacacttttgggtttttgtttttaaaattagaattagaaGATCTAAAAGCCCCCAAAATCTCTCTGAGAGAGAGAATTCATGTCTGAATTATTTTCCTAGGAGATTCTCTGATTTTCCTGGTAAATTCTTTCTCACCAATCCCAAGGAGCTTTCAGCTGCCTGATTTCTTGGGTTTGCTTACTTTTCCTTGCTTGTTAATAATCCCTTCCTGTTTTTCGTAATTTCTCTGTGTTTTGTGTAATCAGATCTCTctcatttttcttggttttgttgttgttatgcaTAAAGTTTGAAGCTTTGTATCAAGTCTGATACTTTATTAGGTTTGTTGAGTTTGTGTCTTtagtttttagtgttttgttgGAATTAGAGTGGATAATCTATTGTTTTGAAGTGTAATTTGGGTGTTtctgagggttttttttttttgcttctcttaGGTGTTTGAATGTTGTGTAGCTTCAAAATCAAGACTTTTTGGCATTTCACTCCTTGTCGTGTGCAAAATCTTCATTTTTTGGACTGTTGGTTTTTGCCTTCTTGAGTTATTGAACTAGctgttttaaaatttgaataggGTTTTGGGGTTTTCGTGATTTGTCTGGATGGATAAGGATAAATCTCCTGGCAACCATAGTAGTGGTTTACCACCACCTTCTGGGAGGTATTCTTGTTTTTCACCCTCTGGGAGCTCTTATAGCGTAAAGCCTGAGCAATCGCCTTCTACATTTCCTCCAAAGGCTCCTGGCAGTAGTTCAGACCCTAGTCATTTCGGTCATGGATTGGATTCTAATCGATTTAGTCATGATATCAGCCGAATGTCTGATAACCCACCTAAGAATTTGGGCCACCGTCGTGCCCATTCAGAGATTCTCACTCTCCCTGATGATATTAGCTTTGACAGTGATCTTGGTGTTGTGGGTGGTGGTACAGATGGGACAACTTTCTCTGATGAAACGGAGGAAGATTATTTGTCAATGTACCTTGATATGGATAAGTTCAGTTCATCCTCGGCCACATCTGCTTTTCAAGTTGGGGAGTCATCGGCTCCACCAGTGTCAGCACAACCACTGGCACCACTGCCTGCAACAATGGATTTGGGTGCTGGTCCTAGCGAAAGGCCTAAAGTTAGGCATCAACATAGCCTCTCAATGGATGGCTCGACAACTATCAAGCCAGAGATGCTCATGTCAGGTTCTGAGGAGGCATCTCACGCTGATTCCAAGAAGTCCATATCTGCGGCAAAGCTTGCTGAACTTGCACTTTTAGATCCAAAGCGTGCAAAAAGGTATCCTGTCTcacattctttttaatttttctattgttAAGGTGTGATTTGTTATATTATGAGATTGCTTTCGATGCTAATTTCATTTAGTAATATCGTGTTTGGATGGGAAGTTttgcatgaaaattaaaaggttgtGCCTGTTCTAAGAAATTGAATGTTTTTGAaacattttgtttgttttgggcGTCTTTGAGTTAGTTATTGGCTCCGTAACAACAGTCTTAGTAAGTGCTGAATTTAATAGTTTTCACTTTTCATAAGGTACTTGTTGTAGTGATGCCCGGCTAATGAGGGAGTTGTTTTAGGAATAGTTAGTTATACAGATGGTACAGAATCTGTGTTAAGCTGTTAAATAAAGTTTACTGGTTGTATAAAAACTATGGACTTGAATTCCTCTGCTGCGAAGTCCACATCTCTCTTCACTCTCATCCTTCTTATTTTATACCCTTCTCTCATGGGGGAGAGAAAATAGACATGCCATCTTCTCATGTATTTTAGATTGACATCTGACGTGTTCTTTTCTGTTCCATCGTAGGATTTGGGCGAACAGGCAATCTGCTGCAAGGTCCAAGGAAAGGAAGATGCGGTACATAGCTGAACTTGAAAGGAAAATGCAGACACTGCAAACAGAAGCGACGTCGTTGTCTGCTCAATTGACTCTTCTTCAGGTAAGTTTTTCATTTGTGAACTGTATCTGGTTTGACTTGATCGTACCATGGACGTTGTAGCCTACCTTTCATGTTTTCTGTATGTTATTCAAATTAGTAATGTTGCTATCCAGAACACATTAATGTATGTTGTATTGATAGTGGATGTATCTTTCTTTGGTTATGTTGTGACAGAGGGATACAAACAGCCTGACTGCTGAAAATAGTGAACTGAAACTGCGTTTGCAAACGATGGAGCAACAGGTCCACTTGCAAGATGGTAAGGGTCTTGGCTGAACTTTCTAAATACAATCAGACAACTTCAgttgctttttttattctttttttcatcaatatttgttatttcattatgatttttatgaagAGGCATATCAAAACCCATTGATGTATAAAAAGTGTACGAGTGCAAACTACAATGTTTCCCTGTTTTATCTTTTCTTGCCCATGTCATCTAATAGTGATATCCACTTATGTCAGCGTATGCATGCGCTAGATATTTGGCATTAGTTGTGTACGCTTCATCAGTCTATGACTTGCATATTGCCATGCACAGGCTTGTCTATTTTCTGAGCTGTGCGCAATCTAGATTGGCTTAGAACTATTGTTTCAATATGGCAGCTGTGTGCAATCTTGATTTTTCTTAGAACTATTGGTCAACATGGCAGCTGTGCTCCATCTAGATTTTGCTTAGACCTGTTGTTCAATATAGCATCTGCATGCACTAAaccgctctctctctctctcttatgtCAGTTGACACACACCtctgtttctctctcttatGTCAgttgacacacacacacacagaggcTTGTTCATTTTCTGAGCTGTGCGTGATCTAGATTTTGCTTAGAAATATTGTTCAATATGGTATCTGCATGCGCTAAACCTCTCTTTCTCCCTCTTACGTCAGTTGATCagtgaagaaaaattaatatcctCCTCTGTCTAGGGGCCAGGCATGCTGATTACTTGTCATTTATAACACATTGCAGTGCTAGAGgattttgtagttgtttttgTTGAGCTAAATATGGGATCAGCTGTGGTTCTCTGTATGCTTGATTATATTGGTATTACTTTGATTATTTGTTGATATTAGCCTGGAGCATGCATTAAAAACATAGTTGGGAGTTAATTATTTCATTCCTTGATAAGGGCCTAGGGCTAGGAATTGAGCTGACTTTTCTTAATTAGTAAGATAATAGGTGTTATTTATGTTCCTTTTCAGTTCGGAAATTCTCCAAAATATGCATACTTCAGTCGTCTTAAAGTAGGGTTTtgggtattatttatttatgagtcTTAAATGAATGCGCATTTGTTAGCATTCAACTGATGGTGTACCTTGCTTGGGATGCAATAATGTTCTGATATGGTGGTAGTTATGGATAACGATAAGAAATGGCTACCACACGaggaaataaattttgaagtttCTAAGATGATATAAGATATAGCCTGGGTAGATTGAGTGGCATGTAAAAGGTGTCAAGGATGCTATGCATCGagttatatagatttttttgggCCTTGCTGATGGATGTTTATTGCAGAAGTGATTGTTGTTTATAAAGTTGGTGTTCAAGTAGCTCTTCCACTTCCAAATTCTCGTgcatgctatttattttgtgaaTGCTTTCTCATGAACTCTAAAGCATTATTGCTAACTTACCCTATGCTTTGAGGTTTATAACTTACCTTGGAAGGTGGTAGTTTTTATTCTCATCCGGGGTTGTgaataatctcttttttttttttttttgtatcacgCTTCTGGAACTTGAGATGACTTTGTTAGAACTATTAAATAGGAGGTAGTCAATAAAATTTGCACAGCATCCCTGTTTCTGTGTGGTTTTGCATATTAATTCTGAAATTATTTGGATTACCACCTTCCTTCTTTTGTTACTTGTCTTAatgatgttatttgttttgcaaTAGCCTTGAATGACGCACTGAAAGAAGAAATTCAGCATCTGAAGGTACTGACTGGTCAAGTGCCAAACTATGCATCTTTTGGAGGAGGCCAGCAATTATATCCCAATAATCAAGCAATGCATACTTTCTTAGCTGCACAACAGTTTCAACAACTCCAAATTCATTCtcagaagcagcagcagcagcagttcCAGCTGCATCAGCTTCAACAGCAACAActtcaacagcagcagcaacaaggTGGGGATTTGCAAATGAGAGGATCAATGGCTTCTTCAAGCCAGAAAGATAATTCATCTGAGGATAATTCCTCTTCATCAAAGGACTGAGAATAGCATGATCATCAGACCAGCTACAGAATGTTCTGTCTACTGTTGTTTACATCCTGTTGTCACATAGGACATTTACCTTTTATTTCCAGTCTTTTAGATGCATTACATTCATACCTCATTTAGGCGGGTTCTATATTCTAGTTTCCTTGAAGATTGAGTTTATAGCTTAAGCATTTAATATGTTATAGTTTATTTAGAACCTTGATGCAATCATGGGCCTTTGATGGCGATTTGTTGATTCAAAATTCTAAGCTTTGTCCTCGGGTGTACTCTTGTTCTCTACCTGTGTGATATGGATGCTTGTGTGTTTGGTCACCTTTGTTGCTATACCACAGCCTTAAATTCACAACTTCAAGATTCTTCTAGTTACTGCATTTTTCTTGACTATTAAGCTACAAAATTCAGGATTTATTTGTCAAAACATCTTATTGATCACAAGGGGATGAAGAttctcaaggaaaaaaaaaactcggggGGAAGAGAGCTAGATAGTGAGAGAGAAGTCTGCAAGTTGTTTAACCCTTTGCTAAATGAAGGAAATTCCAAATTAAAGTCAACATTTAGTACAccacagaaaaacaaaataaccatCAAGGATGGTCTTGATGCTAGGGATAAGGAAGGGTAGCAATATGGTTATGAGCTACAGTTCCAATCCACAGCTTCCCTTCTACTTCTCTAACTTCACTCACTAGCTTCATTACTACACCCTTCGGATCCTCAAGAACTTCCAAGATTTCTCCGTTCTCATTGAAGAGGGAAACAACCGTGTACATCTTCATGCCCATCAGCCACGCTAAGTACCTCATACGGATTGGTAACCGGAAATAGACACTCTTCACCCATGGATTGTGTGTAAGAACCTCTTGTGCGGCTGTCCTGCAACAATCTATTGCAACCCAGAATTGGCCTTTTTCATTCAATCTTACATTGTCTGGAAAGCCAGGCAAGTTCGCAACAAGTTCCACCCTTCCGGTTTTCGGTCCTTCTAGCCAGTATTTCATTATTCTGTGGCATTACCATAACAAACTGATCAAGCTTATTATTACTTTGTAACCCACAAAGTGTTAATGTTCATGATGTTCATAGTCCAGTATTTGAATAGAGTACTAATTTTGGATCTTACAACACCACAGTTATGTCAGAATTCTGTGAAAATTTTGTGGAATTACAGAGATATCTATACACATTACCTGCAATTGGTGGTCTCAGTGAAGACCAGGAAAGTTTGATCCTTGGATAGCTGAACTCCATTTGGAAATGCTAAGCCATCCAATACAATGTGAGTCGTTTTGGTAGGAGGGTCATATCTGAGAAGCCTACCAGTGGATTCTCCTTCCAACAATATGAAGAAATGGTCCCTGCGAAATAAATTCCTATTAAAATCTCCAAAACTTAACAAAATTAGCCAAATCTTGTAAAAACAGCTTCTGTTTTTGTGTACTCTTACACTCTGTCGTATCTTTTGCTGGTGTCAGTGAAGAAGATGGATCCATTCTTGTGAATGTCAAGGTCATTTGCAAAGAGTATTGGTTCCCCTCTCACATGAGTGGCCAAAGGAGTAGCAAGTCCTCCTTCAGGTCCAACAACCAGAAGGCCATAATAAGCATCAGCAATGTACAAATTTCCACTCTCTTTGTGGAACCTCAGACCTAATGGACGACCACACAGTTTCTCATGCTTCCATTGCTTAGATGTGGTTGAGTCAACTCCCCTAGCACATAGTTTCTCTGACCTTTCAAAGCCAATTCAAAGAATAATTAGCATGTTTCAAAgccaattcaaaaaataattagcacaAATTTTCTCATGCTTCCATTGCTTAGATGAATTTGATGATCCTCTTGACTTGTTGAGATATATAGTGGGTTAATTTTCAACCAAATG
This window contains:
- the LOC133673223 gene encoding protein STRICTOSIDINE SYNTHASE-LIKE 13-like, yielding MEKKGSQRDGTLLQHPLLLVLALAIGFVIMDPFKMGPLGHHDFKPVKHDLAPYKQVMENWPRDNKSRLGSGNLEFVDEVFGPESLEFDSLGRGPYAGLADGRVVRWMGEDVGWETFALVSTNWSEKLCARGVDSTTSKQWKHEKLCGRPLGLRFHKESGNLYIADAYYGLLVVGPEGGLATPLATHVRGEPILFANDLDIHKNGSIFFTDTSKRYDRVDHFFILLEGESTGRLLRYDPPTKTTHIVLDGLAFPNGVQLSKDQTFLVFTETTNCRIMKYWLEGPKTGRVELVANLPGFPDNVRLNEKGQFWVAIDCCRTAAQEVLTHNPWVKSVYFRLPIRMRYLAWLMGMKMYTVVSLFNENGEILEVLEDPKGVVMKLVSEVREVEGKLWIGTVAHNHIATLPYP
- the LOC133673222 gene encoding probable transcription factor PosF21 yields the protein MDKDKSPGNHSSGLPPPSGRYSCFSPSGSSYSVKPEQSPSTFPPKAPGSSSDPSHFGHGLDSNRFSHDISRMSDNPPKNLGHRRAHSEILTLPDDISFDSDLGVVGGGTDGTTFSDETEEDYLSMYLDMDKFSSSSATSAFQVGESSAPPVSAQPLAPLPATMDLGAGPSERPKVRHQHSLSMDGSTTIKPEMLMSGSEEASHADSKKSISAAKLAELALLDPKRAKRIWANRQSAARSKERKMRYIAELERKMQTLQTEATSLSAQLTLLQRDTNSLTAENSELKLRLQTMEQQVHLQDALNDALKEEIQHLKVLTGQVPNYASFGGGQQLYPNNQAMHTFLAAQQFQQLQIHSQKQQQQQFQLHQLQQQQLQQQQQQGGDLQMRGSMASSSQKDNSSEDNSSSSKD